In Plodia interpunctella isolate USDA-ARS_2022_Savannah chromosome 9, ilPloInte3.2, whole genome shotgun sequence, a single genomic region encodes these proteins:
- the LOC128672402 gene encoding uncharacterized protein LOC128672402, with translation MQFIAKMARIRDFVLSAFLITFQVYHGNGQFIPQSTTVTSSSIGPPTGQFILPAVIEPCVRPCSTPNPYPPCPNYNDFYIPPPQPQQIIILDDGNNRNKNGIDDILLLFILASKNRRGGGLFGGGCGGGCGNYGCGGCSGGCEGGCYSGNQPASPITLVISSAAGDADTS, from the exons ATGCAGTTCATCGCTAAAATGGCAAGAATAAGGGATTTCGTTTTATCAGCGTTCCTAATTACCTTCCAG GTCTACCATGGAAACGGCCAATTTATCCCCCAATCAACCACCGTAACATCATCCTCCATAGGGCCACCTACAGGCCAGTTCATCCTCCCAGCGGTCATTGAACCCTGCGTGAGGCCCTGCTCCACTCCAAACCCTTATCCACCATGCCCGAACTACAACGACTTCTACATCCCACCGCCTCAAccacaacaaattataattttagatgaCGGCAACAACAGAAACAAGAACGGAATTGATGATATCCTACTCCTCTTTATCTTAGCTTCTAAGAATAGAAGGGGTGGGGGTCTGTTCGGTGGTGGTTGCGGCGGGGGGTGTGGAAACTACGGATGTGGGGGGTGCTCCGGGGGCTGCGAGGGGGGGTGCTACAGCGGCAACCAGCCGGCGTCGCCGATCACGTTGGTAATTTCGTCCGCCGCGGGCGACGCCGACACTAGttag